From Maylandia zebra isolate NMK-2024a linkage group LG11, Mzebra_GT3a, whole genome shotgun sequence, one genomic window encodes:
- the slc6a20 gene encoding sodium- and chloride-dependent transporter XTRP3A yields MEKDGRPNWDSPMQFVLACVSYAVGLGNVWRFPYLCQLHGGGGFLIPYLIMLLLEGLPLFYMELAIGQKMRLGSIGAWTSISPYLGGLGLASVVTSVYLCLYYNVINAWSFWYLFHSFQSVLPWAVCPINSNRTGPTEECEVATPTQYFFYRETLNISSSIEENGGIHTGQALCLVLAWAITYLFIVRGVKSTGKVVYFTATFPYLVLFIYLIRGVTLHGAINGLKYMFTPKMAELANPRAWINAATQIFFSLGLGFGSLIAFASYNQHNNNFQNQAIVVSLINSGTSIFASIVTFAIYGFKATLNYENCLDRMRLLLLNTFDLAEDAISMDSVLEWTEKLNTTYPEQFAQIADKVREGECNLEKELDTAVEGTGLAFIVYSEAIKNMPLPQLWSVLYFFMLLLLGMGSMLGNVTAIITPLRDFKIMSRMSNELFSGLVCVFCLLLGLGFTTTSGNYWFTIFNDYAATFSLLFIVLIEVIAVSYIYGIKRFEKDIEDMLGHRPNWYWKIMWAVTSPLLLIGLFIFYIINYIQGGTPTYQAWNKELGESAVTEYPVFGQVFIVLLLVSSVSCVPLTALYAFCRKRKDRAYEKRPSAVSTVSV; encoded by the exons ATGGAAAAAGATGGAAGACCCAACTGGGACAGCCCCATGCAATTTGTGCTGGCCTGTGTATCATATGCAGTCGGACTGGGAAACGTGTGGCGGTTTCCATACCTCTGTCAATTACACGGCGGAG GGGGGTTCTTAATCCCGTATCTCATCATGTTGCTTTTGGAGGGGTTGCCCTTATTCTACATGGAGCTCGCCATTGGTCAGAAGATGCGTTTAGGTAGCATCGGGGCATGGACTTCGATAAGCCCGTATTTGGGAGGATTGG GGCTTGCTAGCGTTGTGACATCCGTGTATCTCTGTCTCTATTACAACGTCATCAATGCATGGAGTTTCTGGTACctctttcattcatttcaa TCAGTCCTGCCCTGGGCAGTATGCCCCATAAATTCAAACCGAACGGGACCTACAGAGGAGTGTGAGGTGGCTACACCCACCCAATATTTCTTCTACAGGGAAACACTGAACATCTCTTCTTCTATTGAAGAGAATGGAGGCATTCATACAGGACAGGCGCTGTGTCTCGTGCTTGCCTGGGCAATAACCTACCTGTTCATTGTGCGAGGAGTAAAGTCAACAGGAAAG GTGGTGTACTTCACAGCTACATTTCCTTATCTGGTCCTGTTTATCTACTTGATTCGGGGTGTGACTCTTCATGGTGCCATCAATGGCCTCAAATACATGTTCACACCCAAG ATGGCTGAACTTGCCAATCCTAGAGCGTGGATCAATGCAGCCACTCAGATCTTTTTCTCCCTCGGTTTGGGTTTTGGCTCACTAATAGCCTTTGCTAGCTACAACcagcacaacaacaactttcAGAACCAGGCCATCGTTGTCTCACTTATCAACAGTGGAACCTCTATCTTTGCCAGCATCGTCACCTTTGCCATCTATGGCTTCAAGGCTACTCTCAACTACGAGAACTGCCTGGACAG aatGCGCCTTCTGCTGCTAAATACCTTTGATCTAGCAGAAGACGCCATCAGCATGGACAGCGTTCTCGAGTGGACTGAGAAGCTGAACACAACATATCCAGAGCAGTTTGCCCAAATTGCCGACAAAGTAAGAGAGGGAGAGTGCAACCTGGAAAAGGAACTAGACACA gCAGTAGAGGGGACAGGCCTGGCCTTCATAGTGTACAGTGAGGCCATTAAGAACATGCCTTTGCCCCAGCTGTGGTCTGTACTGTACTTCTTCATGCTCCTGCTGTTAGGAATGGGCAGCATGTTGGGAAACGTTACAGCCATCATCACCCCGTTACGTGATTTCAAGATTATGTCCCGCATGAGCAACGAGTTGTTCAGTG gtttggtgtgtgtgttttgtctgctgCTGGGCCTGGGCTTCACCACCACCTCAGGGAATTACTGGTTTACCATATTCAACGACTACGCAGCCACTTTCTCTTTGCTGTTCATTGTCCTCATTGAGGTCATAGCTGTTAGTTACATCTATGGAATTAAGAG GTTTGAAAAAGACATAGAAGACATGCTTGGTCATCGTCCCAACTGGTACTGGAAAATCATGTGGGCAGTAACCAGTCCCTTGCTCCTTATTGGcctctttatattttacatcaTTAACTACATCCAAGGAGGGACACCTACTTACCAAGCATGGAATAAAGAGCTG GGTGAATCAGCAGTGACGGAGTACCCCGTCTTTGGTCAGGTCTTCAtcgtgctgctgctggtgtcgtCAGTCAGCTGTGTGCCCCTCACAGCTCTGTATGCCTTCTGCAGGAAGAGGAAAGATCGAGCCTATGAAAAGCGTCCATCTGCTGTGAGCACAGTGTCAGTGTAG